The Deinococcus aquaticus genomic interval GCGCCGCCTGCGTGAGCCAGTCGAAGGTGTTCGGCGCGTCCTGAAAGCGACGGTGGATCTCGCCCAGCGGTACCCACTCGTGACCGGCGGCCCCGTCGCCGCGCTCCGTCAGGTCGCCGCTGGCCTGCACGCGGAAGAAGAAGCCCACGCTGTCCACCGGCCCGCGCCGGGTCTGGTACACGAAACTGGGCGTCAGGCATTCCACCTCGGCGGCCGGTGTGCCCGTAGTCGTGCCGCGCAGGTCCGTCAGGTAGTCGCTGACGGTCAGGCCCGTTTCCTCGCGGACCTCGCGCGTCAGGGCGTCCGTGATGCCCTCGAAGGGGTCGAGTTGCCCGCCGGGAAATTCCAGGCGTCTGGGTTGCCCGGGTTTCACGCGGCGTTGCAGCAGGACCTCGCGCCCGTGGGGGCCGCTGCGTTCGATCACGGCGCGGGCGTTCACGTAGAAGTCCTTCCGGCGTCGTGGCCGCGTCAGCAGTCGTGGCAGCGCCAGCATCAGCCTTTCACCGCACCTTCCAGGCCTTTCATGAAGTACTTCTGGCCCATCAGGAACACGATCAGGATCGGGATGATCGTGATCACGGCGCCCGCCATGACGGCGCGGCTGTTCGTGCTGAAGGTGCTGCTGAGTTCCAGCAGGCCCGCCGAGAGGGGCAGCATGTTCTTGTCGGGCAGCATGATCCGCGCCCACAGGAACGAGTTCCAGTACGCCACGAATTCCAGGATGGCGAAGGCCACGATGGTGGGGAGCGCCAGCGGTAGCATGATGCGTCGCCAGATGGTCAGTTCGCGCGCGCCGTCGATGCGGGCGGCCTCGATCAGTTCCTGCGGGA includes:
- a CDS encoding NUDIX domain-containing protein, whose protein sequence is MLALPRLLTRPRRRKDFYVNARAVIERSGPHGREVLLQRRVKPGQPRRLEFPGGQLDPFEGITDALTREVREETGLTVSDYLTDLRGTTTGTPAAEVECLTPSFVYQTRRGPVDSVGFFFRVQASGDLTERGDGAAGHEWVPLGEIHRRFQDAPNTFDWLTQAALRHLLTHDWRDV